A region of Alkalinema sp. FACHB-956 DNA encodes the following proteins:
- the thrC gene encoding threonine synthase, whose translation MTAAVSLNNTQNFTAAFESLKCKECGAEYEAKAIHVCELCFGPLEVKYDYEKLKQTVSRETIEAGPNSIWRYRAFLPVATDNYIDVGTGMTPLLEANRLARRLGLKKLYIKNDAVNMPTLSFKDRVVSVALSRARELGFTTVSCASTGNLANSTAAIAAHAGLDCCVFIPSDLEAGKVLGTLIYNPTVMAVHGNYDQVNRLCSEVANTHGWGFVNINLRPYYSEGSKTLGYEVIEQLGWQLPDHIVAPLASGSLYTKIYKGFREFVEVGLVEDKHVRFSGAQAEGCSPIASAFQENRDFISPVKPNTIAKSIAIGNPADGVYALDIAKKTNGNIESVTDAEIVEGIKLLAETEGIFTETAGGTTIATLKKLVEAGKIDPEEVTVAYITGNGLKTQEAVQGYIGEPLTIEPKLDSFERALERSRTLDRLEWQQVLV comes from the coding sequence ATGACCGCCGCCGTTTCTCTGAACAATACTCAAAATTTCACCGCCGCCTTTGAATCCCTGAAGTGTAAGGAGTGCGGTGCGGAATACGAAGCTAAAGCTATTCACGTCTGCGAACTGTGCTTTGGGCCGTTGGAAGTGAAGTATGACTACGAAAAGCTGAAGCAAACTGTCAGCCGTGAAACGATCGAGGCGGGGCCGAACTCCATCTGGCGTTACCGGGCATTCCTGCCTGTGGCGACTGATAACTACATTGATGTGGGTACCGGCATGACCCCCTTGCTGGAAGCCAACCGTCTGGCCCGTCGCCTAGGTTTGAAGAAGCTTTACATCAAGAACGATGCGGTCAACATGCCCACCCTAAGCTTCAAGGATCGGGTGGTTTCTGTGGCGCTCTCCCGGGCACGCGAATTGGGCTTTACCACTGTTTCCTGTGCCAGCACCGGGAACTTAGCCAACTCCACCGCCGCGATCGCGGCCCACGCAGGGCTGGACTGCTGCGTCTTTATTCCCTCGGATCTGGAAGCTGGAAAGGTTCTCGGAACCCTGATTTATAACCCCACTGTTATGGCGGTGCATGGCAACTACGACCAAGTCAACCGTCTCTGCTCGGAAGTCGCCAACACCCACGGTTGGGGCTTTGTCAACATCAACCTGCGCCCCTACTACTCCGAAGGTTCCAAGACCTTGGGCTACGAAGTAATCGAGCAACTGGGTTGGCAACTGCCTGACCACATTGTGGCTCCGTTGGCCTCTGGCTCCCTCTACACCAAGATTTACAAAGGCTTCCGCGAATTTGTGGAAGTGGGTCTGGTGGAAGATAAGCACGTCCGTTTCAGTGGGGCTCAAGCAGAAGGCTGCTCCCCCATTGCCAGCGCCTTCCAGGAAAACCGTGACTTTATTTCCCCCGTTAAGCCCAACACGATCGCCAAGTCCATTGCCATCGGCAACCCGGCGGACGGCGTCTATGCCCTCGACATCGCCAAGAAGACCAATGGCAACATTGAGTCGGTGACCGATGCGGAAATCGTCGAAGGGATCAAGCTGCTGGCAGAAACGGAAGGCATCTTTACGGAAACGGCGGGTGGCACCACGATCGCCACGCTGAAAAAGCTGGTGGAAGCGGGCAAAATTGATCCCGAAGAAGTTACCGTCGCCTACATTACGGGCAATGGCCTCAAGACCCAAGAAGCGGTTCAAGGTTACATCGGCGAGCCCCTGACGATCGAGCCCAAGTTGGATAGCTTTGAGCGCGCTCTGGAACGCTCTCGCACCCTGGATCGTTTAGAGTGGCAGCAAGTTCTGGTGTAA
- a CDS encoding MoaD/ThiS family protein, whose amino-acid sequence MLHITVKLFAVYQEVYGCPELHWQMPLGSTVGHVFDRILAEQPQLEAWRNLTQFGVNFAFVPAETLLQEGDEVVLIPPVSGG is encoded by the coding sequence ATGCTTCACATCACCGTTAAACTTTTCGCCGTGTATCAAGAGGTCTATGGCTGCCCTGAACTGCATTGGCAAATGCCCTTGGGCAGCACCGTGGGCCATGTCTTCGATCGCATTCTGGCGGAGCAGCCGCAATTAGAAGCTTGGCGCAACCTCACCCAATTTGGTGTCAACTTCGCCTTTGTCCCCGCAGAAACCCTGCTTCAGGAGGGTGACGAAGTTGTCCTGATCCCACCAGTGAGTGGAGGCTAA
- a CDS encoding serine/threonine-protein kinase, whose amino-acid sequence MIYCLNPDCKQPLNPDGIEQCESCGKKLVPLLRARYRILRTLGQGGFGKTFLAVDEDRLKAKCVIKQFSPQLKGTKALEKAIQLFEQEAMRLYELGEHPHIPALLAYFEQDSRLYLVQQFIEGPTLAQELAKTGCFGEQKIREVLAGLLPILKFVHDRNVIHRDITPANIIRRKLDHRLVLIDFGVAKLLQESGTSIQPGTKIGTEGYAPIEQLRSGCAYPASDIYSLGATCLYLMTQTKPEELYDPLRGRWLWRENLQQRGVTFTDGIGRILDRMLKDLVSERYQSAAEVMQDLRVALSQPLIHPEKQPAAPPSSSNVTQLPLSQQSSGGGQASEDFLSDNISDLPTTGFRAHPLSGSPSAQSKSAQPRSTGGTSTPPSAPRNSSIPPSTPPSVPPSRPSGSLKTPQSLPERFSNAQAFSGGRATGGDPDSLCINVLKGHSSWILALAASPNGQVLVSAGLDDRIIVWDLVSGNQLMVLEGHHKPVNGLAFTPDGKTIVSCSDDTTIKLWELSTGRLLRVLKGHIRDVTSVAVSPDGQFIASGSEDRTVCIWRLSTGELLRSFPGVSGMVKSVCISANGQFIASGGLDNQIKIWNLNAGTLVQNLTGHVNSVMSVAMSENGRFLASGSKDRTIKVWNTQTGELIRSLQGNMDTVNEVAMSPDGRFLISGSSDKSVRVWRLSTGDPVVTLMEHTSPVNAIAISPNQRWFASAGSDSTVRIWSMKF is encoded by the coding sequence ATGATTTATTGTTTGAATCCTGACTGTAAACAACCGCTCAATCCCGATGGCATCGAACAGTGCGAAAGCTGTGGTAAAAAGCTGGTGCCTTTGCTGCGGGCCCGCTACCGGATCTTGCGCACCCTAGGGCAAGGTGGATTTGGTAAGACCTTTTTGGCAGTGGATGAGGATCGGCTCAAAGCAAAATGCGTCATTAAGCAGTTTTCTCCCCAATTGAAGGGCACTAAGGCGCTGGAAAAGGCAATTCAGCTATTTGAACAGGAGGCGATGCGCCTTTACGAATTGGGGGAACATCCTCACATTCCTGCCCTCTTGGCCTACTTTGAGCAGGATAGTCGGTTGTATCTAGTCCAGCAGTTTATCGAAGGGCCAACGCTGGCCCAGGAATTGGCTAAAACCGGGTGCTTTGGGGAGCAGAAGATTCGGGAAGTTCTGGCGGGTTTGTTGCCTATCTTAAAATTTGTCCACGATCGCAATGTCATCCACCGGGACATTACCCCAGCCAACATCATTCGCCGCAAGTTAGACCATCGCTTGGTTCTCATTGACTTTGGGGTGGCCAAGTTATTGCAGGAAAGTGGGACCTCTATCCAACCGGGAACCAAAATTGGCACCGAAGGCTACGCCCCGATCGAACAATTACGCAGTGGCTGTGCCTATCCCGCCAGTGATATTTACAGTCTGGGGGCCACTTGTCTGTACCTCATGACCCAAACTAAGCCGGAGGAACTCTACGATCCCTTGCGGGGGAGATGGCTCTGGCGCGAGAATTTGCAACAGCGGGGCGTTACGTTTACGGATGGGATTGGACGCATCCTCGATCGCATGTTGAAGGATTTGGTCAGCGAACGCTATCAATCCGCCGCAGAAGTCATGCAAGATTTGCGGGTGGCACTTTCCCAGCCTTTAATCCATCCTGAGAAACAGCCCGCAGCTCCCCCCTCATCCTCAAATGTGACGCAGTTGCCCCTGTCCCAGCAATCTTCAGGGGGGGGGCAAGCTTCCGAAGATTTTCTCTCGGATAACATTAGCGATCTGCCCACCACTGGGTTTCGAGCCCATCCCCTCAGTGGTTCCCCGTCTGCCCAGTCCAAGTCTGCCCAGCCCCGATCGACCGGAGGGACGAGCACCCCACCCTCTGCGCCCCGCAACAGTAGTATCCCGCCCTCCACGCCCCCTTCTGTCCCTCCCAGTCGGCCTTCTGGGTCGCTCAAAACACCCCAATCTTTACCAGAGCGTTTTTCCAATGCCCAAGCATTTTCTGGGGGGCGGGCAACCGGTGGCGATCCGGACTCACTGTGCATTAATGTGCTGAAGGGTCACTCTTCCTGGATTTTGGCCCTCGCTGCCAGTCCGAATGGACAAGTGTTGGTCAGTGCAGGACTGGACGATCGCATTATCGTATGGGATTTGGTCAGCGGTAACCAATTGATGGTCTTGGAAGGGCATCACAAGCCTGTGAATGGATTGGCCTTTACTCCGGATGGCAAAACGATCGTCAGTTGCAGTGATGACACCACCATTAAGCTGTGGGAATTATCGACGGGACGGCTGTTGCGCGTCTTAAAGGGTCATATTCGGGATGTCACTTCCGTCGCAGTCAGTCCCGATGGGCAATTTATTGCCAGTGGTTCTGAAGATCGCACCGTCTGCATTTGGCGCTTGAGTACGGGGGAACTGCTGCGGAGTTTTCCGGGGGTTTCAGGGATGGTGAAGTCCGTTTGCATTAGCGCCAATGGACAATTTATTGCCAGCGGGGGATTGGACAATCAAATCAAAATCTGGAATTTAAATGCAGGTACGCTGGTGCAAAACCTGACGGGACATGTGAACTCGGTCATGTCTGTGGCAATGAGTGAGAATGGGCGGTTTTTAGCCAGCGGGAGTAAAGACCGAACCATTAAGGTTTGGAATACGCAAACGGGGGAGTTAATTCGATCGCTGCAAGGCAACATGGACACTGTGAACGAAGTGGCCATGAGTCCCGATGGGCGATTTTTAATCAGTGGCAGTAGTGATAAAAGTGTGCGGGTGTGGCGATTATCCACAGGGGATCCTGTGGTGACGTTGATGGAGCACACAAGTCCGGTCAATGCCATTGCCATTAGCCCCAATCAACGCTGGTTTGCCTCGGCGGGGTCGGATAGTACGGTGCGGATTTGGTCAATGAAGTTTTAG
- a CDS encoding 50S ribosomal protein L11 methyltransferase — MLLNIKGKGYKTRLLNPIDELYDRLLHVKTFGLAQYNSNVDHPHWTCDYVPTPYRHLFLLLRLANIDHNTVLIDFGCGLGRALFAAHHLGAKQCIGVEFDSELCKAAENNILRSRTPSKIEVHCLDAAQFMIPKEANLLFFFNPFGIGTMRSVVSNIITSLNRNPRSIQIIYLNPIKREAFSESPFFKLEKTLPEVPGKRYAADFWTASKD, encoded by the coding sequence ATGCTTTTGAACATCAAGGGTAAAGGATACAAAACTAGACTGCTTAATCCCATTGACGAACTCTATGACAGACTCCTGCATGTAAAAACCTTTGGTCTCGCACAATACAACAGTAATGTCGATCATCCTCACTGGACTTGTGATTACGTTCCAACACCCTATCGCCATCTTTTCCTATTGTTGCGACTAGCAAACATTGACCATAATACCGTTTTAATCGATTTTGGATGTGGCCTAGGTCGTGCATTATTTGCTGCCCATCATCTTGGCGCAAAACAATGCATTGGGGTCGAATTTGACAGCGAACTTTGCAAGGCTGCTGAAAATAACATCCTTCGCTCAAGAACCCCATCGAAAATCGAGGTGCACTGCCTTGATGCTGCTCAATTTATGATTCCAAAGGAGGCCAATTTACTCTTTTTCTTTAACCCCTTTGGGATTGGCACAATGCGATCGGTGGTCAGCAATATCATCACATCCCTAAATAGAAATCCAAGAAGTATCCAAATTATTTATTTGAATCCAATTAAGCGAGAAGCATTTTCAGAATCTCCCTTTTTTAAACTAGAAAAAACCTTGCCAGAAGTCCCTGGAAAGCGCTATGCAGCAGATTTTTGGACCGCATCTAAAGATTAG
- a CDS encoding DUF3421 domain-containing protein, which produces MSQTLTINQGLIMVRSLYTVWNQLLQKIRNVLQSLFQFPFKLWLTSLVAIGLALFWQPSQALAWKPTTHVYLGQQALNDALDDGKVTIPRVDYEKGEITGTIGTYTVDPTILAALRSNAPQYRAGILGPDAYPDILTGQQVIHPSDQDTGIAGGSNAWLQYLWDRANAANTPAIRAFTVGYLTHAAGDMYGHTFVNNFSGAPFVIEPPKGPANAIKHIVVEGYTDKRLDSRALDANFFNASIDGVSDFIYSNMIDARPGTVLDGQLLRNDGGGTKFSVPRIYSTMRAKLQREIDGYYATKADYDRRIDNCRLTDFTCSKTILLAQKAAYMTANAIPTTYKEAWRDDIDSGLRAWPGVSHEVAKALFFNSGRSADTQRAEDVLQRYVTDHLLSMSGAPDFVGLTAGAISDIVAAITPDFLLQPIRQLKEDLLNTMLKASIGMTKQELKQYLTSPDKYFDQVLGSGAGENTNLKAFNSKYLKISDPGYTNPSESFNPQVMAAAYNTMTMSKLIMLGQGEINRLMSDLGSPARLQTANVMLGFIRTLDGDNQWPNGMVLARDCNAYRQVFMKQPGEAGCTVAGNPTPTPTPQPAALQWVAASGGQVPGGAVLGGQEPGRSLYICRAGYQNGVHPGKVVASNCNISYGGREIEIRNYEVLTNPGQRSLRWVAASGGQVPGGAVLGGQEPGRSLYICRAGYQNGVHPGKVVASNCNIGYGGKEIEVRSYEVLTTP; this is translated from the coding sequence GTGAGTCAAACTTTGACGATCAATCAAGGATTAATCATGGTGCGATCGCTCTATACAGTCTGGAATCAACTTCTCCAGAAAATTCGCAACGTTCTGCAATCTTTATTTCAATTCCCCTTCAAACTTTGGTTAACGAGCCTAGTGGCGATCGGGTTAGCGCTGTTTTGGCAGCCTTCCCAGGCACTGGCTTGGAAACCCACTACCCACGTCTACCTGGGTCAGCAAGCCCTCAACGATGCCCTCGATGATGGCAAAGTCACCATTCCCCGCGTGGACTACGAAAAAGGCGAAATCACCGGCACGATCGGGACCTATACCGTAGACCCGACCATCCTGGCCGCCCTGCGCAGCAATGCCCCGCAATACCGTGCAGGGATTCTTGGCCCCGATGCCTACCCCGATATCCTGACTGGACAGCAGGTGATTCACCCCTCAGATCAGGACACGGGGATTGCAGGCGGTTCCAACGCTTGGCTCCAGTACCTCTGGGATCGCGCTAATGCGGCGAACACCCCCGCCATTCGTGCCTTCACGGTGGGTTACCTGACCCACGCGGCGGGGGACATGTATGGCCACACCTTTGTCAATAACTTTTCCGGTGCTCCCTTTGTCATCGAACCGCCTAAAGGCCCTGCCAACGCCATTAAACATATTGTTGTGGAAGGGTATACCGATAAGCGCCTGGATTCTAGAGCGCTGGATGCGAACTTTTTTAATGCCAGTATCGATGGCGTTTCCGATTTTATTTACAGCAATATGATCGATGCCCGTCCGGGGACGGTGCTGGATGGTCAATTGTTACGCAATGACGGCGGGGGAACGAAATTTTCGGTGCCTCGGATTTATTCCACCATGCGGGCGAAACTGCAACGGGAAATTGATGGCTACTACGCCACTAAGGCCGACTACGATCGCCGGATCGACAATTGCAGATTGACGGACTTCACCTGTTCCAAGACGATTCTCCTGGCGCAGAAAGCGGCTTACATGACCGCAAATGCCATTCCAACGACCTATAAGGAAGCTTGGCGGGATGACATTGACAGTGGGCTGCGGGCTTGGCCGGGAGTCAGTCACGAAGTGGCTAAAGCGTTGTTTTTCAATTCTGGTCGATCGGCGGATACGCAACGGGCGGAGGATGTGTTGCAACGCTACGTGACGGATCATCTGCTGTCGATGTCCGGCGCACCGGATTTTGTCGGACTCACAGCGGGTGCAATTAGTGACATCGTGGCTGCAATCACACCGGATTTTCTGTTACAACCGATTCGGCAACTCAAGGAAGATTTACTGAACACCATGCTGAAAGCCTCGATCGGCATGACGAAACAGGAACTCAAACAATACCTGACGAGTCCTGACAAGTACTTTGACCAAGTCCTGGGTAGTGGTGCTGGGGAAAACACGAATCTGAAAGCGTTTAACTCGAAATACCTGAAAATTAGCGATCCGGGTTACACCAATCCCAGCGAATCCTTTAACCCTCAAGTCATGGCTGCGGCTTACAACACGATGACGATGAGTAAGTTGATCATGCTGGGGCAGGGGGAAATTAACCGGTTGATGAGCGATTTGGGCAGTCCGGCGCGCTTGCAAACAGCCAATGTCATGCTGGGCTTTATTCGCACGTTGGATGGGGATAACCAATGGCCCAATGGCATGGTGCTGGCACGGGATTGCAACGCCTACCGCCAAGTGTTTATGAAGCAACCGGGCGAAGCGGGTTGCACGGTGGCCGGTAATCCCACCCCCACCCCTACGCCCCAACCAGCGGCATTGCAATGGGTGGCAGCTTCCGGTGGCCAGGTTCCGGGCGGTGCGGTGTTGGGTGGCCAGGAACCCGGACGGAGTTTATACATCTGTCGGGCGGGTTATCAAAATGGAGTCCATCCCGGTAAGGTGGTGGCCAGCAATTGCAATATCAGCTACGGCGGACGGGAAATCGAAATCCGCAATTACGAAGTGCTGACGAATCCGGGGCAACGATCGCTGCGGTGGGTGGCGGCATCCGGCGGCCAGGTTCCAGGCGGTGCAGTACTCGGTGGCCAAGAACCCGGACGGAGTTTATACATCTGCCGGGCGGGTTACCAGAATGGAGTGCATCCCGGTAAGGTGGTGGCCAGCAATTGCAACATTGGTTACGGCGGTAAGGAAATCGAAGTCCGCAGTTATGAAGTGCTGACGACTCCCTAG
- a CDS encoding Uma2 family endonuclease, translating into MIASKDHFPQLTPEEYFAWEEQQFERHEYIDGKVYAMSGGTIDHGNIAGNFLALLKAHLRGSGCRTLNSDCRVSIVGAAKYVYPDISVTCDDRDQTTTQYITYPCLIVEVLSPGTEAYDRGQKFKMYRRNPCLQEYVLVSVDGIEIELFRKTETGDWRIINYQKGDTMELTSVNFTCQIEQIYEDVVFNE; encoded by the coding sequence ATGATTGCTTCAAAAGACCATTTTCCGCAGCTCACTCCAGAAGAGTACTTTGCATGGGAGGAACAGCAATTCGAACGCCATGAATATATCGACGGTAAAGTTTATGCAATGAGTGGCGGCACGATCGATCATGGGAATATTGCTGGAAATTTTCTGGCTCTACTGAAAGCCCATCTGAGAGGAAGCGGCTGTAGAACGCTGAATTCTGATTGCCGGGTCAGTATTGTAGGAGCGGCTAAGTATGTCTATCCTGATATCAGCGTGACCTGTGACGATCGGGATCAGACTACAACCCAATACATCACCTATCCTTGTCTGATCGTTGAGGTGTTGTCGCCGGGTACAGAAGCCTATGATCGCGGTCAAAAGTTCAAAATGTATCGTCGTAATCCCTGCTTGCAAGAATATGTTTTAGTCAGCGTGGATGGGATTGAGATCGAACTATTCCGCAAAACTGAAACCGGAGACTGGCGGATTATTAATTATCAAAAGGGAGACACGATGGAGCTAACCAGTGTTAATTTTACCTGCCAGATTGAACAAATCTATGAGGACGTTGTATTTAATGAATAA
- a CDS encoding diacylglycerol kinase family protein: protein MKPKVLCIFNPHAGQAQFLQKHLPAAIELWSRSGWQVDLAPTQFAGHATQIAQQAAEQGYDIAIAAGGDGTVNEVMNGLVNTQTALGVLPIGTVNIWAREMGLPMDVLGAAQGLATAQVRTIDVGRAGDRYFLLMAGVGFDAAVTETIKPHEKKRLGAIAYLKQALHTGFQFRGVRTLLRIDGRRIRGRILMIVIGNSQLYGGVVKMTAHAVVDDGLLDVCVIKGHSMMVAPLRLFSIFTRNYNRDPKVEYYHATRIEIQGKKHLPVQVDGDFIGRTPLRFEVVPGALQVLVPEKADRSLFCQSY, encoded by the coding sequence ATGAAGCCAAAAGTTCTGTGTATTTTCAATCCCCACGCGGGGCAGGCTCAGTTTCTGCAAAAGCATCTACCAGCGGCGATCGAGTTGTGGAGCCGCTCCGGTTGGCAGGTGGACCTAGCCCCCACGCAATTTGCCGGACACGCCACCCAAATCGCCCAGCAAGCCGCTGAACAGGGTTACGACATCGCGATCGCGGCGGGGGGAGATGGAACGGTCAATGAAGTGATGAATGGATTGGTCAATACTCAGACTGCGCTAGGGGTATTACCCATTGGAACGGTCAACATCTGGGCGAGGGAAATGGGTTTGCCCATGGATGTGCTAGGAGCAGCCCAGGGATTAGCAACCGCCCAAGTGCGGACGATCGATGTGGGACGGGCGGGCGATCGTTACTTTTTGCTGATGGCGGGGGTGGGTTTTGATGCGGCGGTGACGGAAACCATTAAACCCCACGAGAAAAAACGCTTGGGCGCGATCGCGTATCTTAAGCAGGCACTACACACAGGGTTCCAATTCCGAGGGGTACGGACCTTACTGAGAATTGATGGCAGGCGAATTCGGGGCCGCATTTTGATGATTGTGATCGGCAACAGTCAGTTATACGGAGGGGTGGTTAAAATGACAGCCCATGCGGTTGTGGATGATGGATTGCTAGATGTATGCGTCATCAAAGGCCACAGTATGATGGTTGCACCGCTGCGGCTATTTTCCATCTTCACCCGTAACTACAATCGGGATCCCAAGGTGGAGTATTATCACGCCACTCGCATTGAAATTCAAGGCAAAAAGCATTTACCCGTTCAAGTGGATGGTGATTTTATCGGACGCACGCCGTTGCGCTTTGAGGTTGTTCCTGGTGCATTGCAAGTGCTGGTTCCCGAGAAAGCCGATCGGAGTCTCTTTTGTCAATCTTATTAG